From one uncultured Paludibacter sp. genomic stretch:
- a CDS encoding conserved hypothetical protein (Evidence 4 : Unknown function but conserved in other organisms) produces MEKANEATLVQLQAQLEALQKKVTKLEKARKDQLSMAIVSGDMDKILAAMIISLAAAAMDTKVKLFFSFWALSALRDPKKPAKGKDFMSTMFGVMLPKGNDKLKLSNLNMAGMGPMMIKGIMKKKNVLSLQEMFKQAGELGIEITICEMSMDLMGFKKEEFIDYPGLRYAGAATFVADAGESAVQLFI; encoded by the coding sequence ATGGAAAAAGCTAACGAAGCTACATTAGTGCAACTTCAAGCTCAGCTTGAAGCGCTTCAAAAAAAAGTTACAAAATTGGAAAAAGCCCGTAAGGATCAACTCTCAATGGCAATTGTATCGGGCGATATGGATAAAATTCTTGCTGCAATGATAATTTCGCTTGCCGCAGCCGCAATGGATACAAAAGTAAAACTGTTCTTCTCGTTTTGGGCGCTTTCAGCTCTTCGCGATCCGAAAAAACCGGCAAAAGGAAAAGATTTTATGTCCACTATGTTTGGAGTTATGCTTCCTAAAGGGAATGACAAGCTTAAACTTTCCAACTTGAATATGGCAGGAATGGGACCAATGATGATAAAAGGTATTATGAAAAAGAAAAATGTTCTTTCATTGCAGGAAATGTTTAAACAAGCCGGTGAACTTGGCATTGAAATTACTATTTGCGAAATGTCTATGGATTTGATGGGATTCAAAAAAGAAGAATTTATTGATTACCCCGGTTTGCGTTACGCAGGTGCAGCTACATTTGTAGCAGATGCAGGCGAAAGCGCAGTACAATTATTTATTTAA
- the hdrA gene encoding CoB--CoM heterodisulfide reductase 1 iron-sulfur subunit A, translating to MRQRIGVYICHCGGNISDYVDVEELSKMFHQEDGVVVSKDVMFACADSNQKAMVEDIQKHNLDAIVVASCSPKLHLHTFRGVASRAGLNPNNYVQVNIREQCSWPHSDRPREATVKAAGLIRAGINRVAHSEALDNIEIEVKKSVLVIGAGIAGMKAAIDLARSGNEVFLIEKDYFVGGRITQKEKLFTSGQSGKEIVKKLYEEIKTYKNITVFTGATIEKVTGSLGSFNVEIKVKPRYINGKIDKQTVKRVMDECNVLVDDEFSFGLAKRKAIYKNYPEALPDVPVVDLEALKEHSDFIEKHKAVINVNEKEETLALLAGSVLVTTGFDNYEPKEGEYGYKNIPNVITLPQLNRLMELSPEKLVYNGKEIKSVAFIYCVGSRQTKGENKYCSRQCCTSTIYTALQLKEKYGKIQNYHLYRDIRTYGKQEILYDKASKQGDLFFKYEEKELPTVEMSGKSISLKVKDYLTAKKEMEIEPDLVVLVTGMVARADAPHISEMFKIPIGSDKFFNEIHPKLKPVETVIKGVYIGGTCQGPKNVSESVQSSLAGASKITALLKSGTVMGDPVIARIDADACTWCGKCAEVCDYTAIKEIVTEAGKHIAGVNKGVCTGCGICAPVCPVNAIEIAKYTDLEIESMIDGFAADVVIKEKEATESTEKADETQVAAMKEYPQIWKNILETIGTEKKTIPEVVDILKIAPEMVTYHMMTMNKYGVVTPAGTNEKEEYYYYKIK from the coding sequence ATGAGACAAAGAATAGGTGTATATATTTGCCATTGCGGCGGAAATATTTCCGATTACGTAGATGTGGAGGAACTGAGCAAAATGTTCCACCAAGAAGATGGAGTGGTTGTTTCAAAAGATGTAATGTTTGCCTGCGCCGACTCTAACCAAAAGGCAATGGTAGAAGATATTCAAAAGCACAATTTAGATGCTATTGTTGTAGCTTCGTGTTCTCCAAAACTTCACTTGCATACGTTTAGAGGCGTAGCGTCACGTGCAGGGTTAAATCCTAATAATTATGTTCAGGTAAATATCCGTGAACAATGTTCATGGCCCCACAGCGATCGTCCTCGTGAAGCAACTGTAAAAGCGGCTGGTTTGATTCGTGCAGGAATAAATCGTGTAGCCCATTCGGAAGCGTTGGATAATATCGAAATTGAAGTTAAAAAATCAGTTTTGGTAATCGGTGCTGGAATTGCCGGAATGAAAGCTGCCATTGATTTGGCGCGCTCAGGAAACGAAGTTTTCTTGATTGAAAAAGATTATTTTGTAGGCGGAAGAATCACTCAGAAAGAAAAATTATTCACTTCGGGACAAAGCGGAAAAGAAATCGTAAAAAAACTGTATGAAGAAATCAAAACGTACAAAAATATTACTGTTTTCACCGGAGCCACCATTGAAAAAGTAACCGGAAGTTTGGGAAGTTTCAATGTTGAAATAAAGGTAAAACCTCGTTATATCAATGGAAAAATAGACAAACAAACCGTAAAACGTGTGATGGATGAATGTAATGTGCTGGTAGATGATGAATTTAGTTTTGGGCTTGCAAAACGCAAAGCCATTTACAAAAATTATCCTGAAGCATTGCCGGATGTTCCTGTGGTAGATTTGGAAGCATTGAAAGAGCATTCTGATTTTATAGAAAAACATAAAGCGGTAATCAATGTAAACGAAAAAGAGGAAACCCTTGCTTTGCTTGCCGGTTCGGTGCTTGTAACTACCGGATTTGATAATTACGAACCCAAAGAGGGTGAATACGGCTACAAAAACATTCCGAATGTGATTACACTTCCACAGTTGAACCGATTGATGGAATTATCTCCTGAAAAATTGGTTTACAACGGAAAAGAGATAAAAAGCGTTGCGTTTATTTACTGTGTTGGAAGTCGTCAAACAAAAGGCGAAAACAAATATTGCTCTCGTCAATGTTGTACTTCCACTATTTATACGGCGCTTCAACTCAAAGAAAAATACGGAAAAATTCAGAATTATCATTTGTATCGGGATATTCGTACTTATGGAAAACAGGAAATTCTGTATGATAAAGCATCCAAACAGGGTGATTTGTTTTTCAAATACGAAGAAAAAGAACTTCCAACCGTAGAAATGAGTGGAAAATCCATCTCATTAAAAGTAAAAGATTACTTGACGGCTAAAAAAGAGATGGAAATTGAACCTGATTTGGTCGTTTTAGTAACAGGAATGGTGGCTCGTGCCGATGCTCCTCATATTTCTGAAATGTTCAAAATCCCGATTGGAAGCGATAAATTCTTCAATGAAATACACCCGAAACTGAAACCGGTAGAAACGGTAATCAAAGGTGTGTACATTGGCGGAACTTGCCAGGGACCGAAAAACGTGAGCGAATCTGTGCAATCGTCGTTGGCAGGAGCATCAAAAATTACTGCGTTGCTGAAAAGCGGTACTGTAATGGGCGATCCTGTAATTGCACGCATAGATGCAGACGCTTGTACGTGGTGTGGAAAATGCGCCGAAGTGTGTGATTATACTGCAATTAAAGAAATTGTTACCGAAGCCGGGAAACACATTGCAGGCGTAAACAAAGGTGTTTGCACCGGTTGCGGAATTTGTGCGCCGGTTTGTCCTGTGAATGCTATTGAAATTGCAAAATACACCGATTTGGAGATAGAATCAATGATTGACGGTTTTGCAGCAGATGTGGTTATTAAGGAAAAAGAAGCAACAGAATCCACAGAAAAAGCAGACGAAACGCAAGTTGCAGCTATGAAAGAATATCCGCAGATTTGGAAAAATATCCTTGAAACTATCGGAACGGAAAAGAAAACCATTCCTGAAGTGGTGGATATTTTGAAAATTGCCCCTGAAATGGTTACTTATCATATGATGACTATGAACAAGTATGGTGTGGTTACTCCAGCCGGAACAAACGAAAAAGAAGAATATTATTATTATAAAATCAAATAG
- a CDS encoding NADPH-dependent glutamate synthase beta chain-like oxidoreductase, whose amino-acid sequence MNKKQDNNFDALVIGGGIAGQEAALSLADMNHKVLLVEKGLSIGGKMIQLSKVFPTLDCAACITTPKMSETARHPNITLMLNSEIEGITKNEEGDFDINVTNKPRYVIQESCTGCQECEVVCPEVRNDEYNTNLAGRKVAYIPFSLANPRIATIDRQDHSAPCINACPGGVKAYGYITLARNGQYEEAMKLHLEDIPFPGSLGRACYHPCQNACTRGMVEAPVDIRKIKRYFADWYYEKYPEAPAVEIPEKTGKKIAVIGSGPAGITAAYHLALKGHTVKIFEAAPGAGGMLRLALPEYRAPKDVVDRDIQNITVLGVEIEVNKKITDLKALKKEGFDAVFVGVGTHKAMTSGTEGSNLKGVVDCLTFLRESNIGKKEDLTGKKVMVIGGGNTAIDAARTSLRLGAEKVIVIYRRSREEMPCFAPEIEEAEEEGVEIMILRNPVKYIGENGVLKAVQLTKMQLGEKDSSGRRSAEPIPGSEYIEPVDIVIEALGLRASTKPFTNQVDLNKNGTIRTDAKTLQTSEDYIFAGGDTVTGSTTLIEAAGQGKKAAFYIDKWLRGLNMYDFEDGDKLPAIDKQTVLNKFKGEIRPQIKNATIPLAERACSWEEVEKTFTEEELKASTNRCLDCSNCRECHQCVNICPANAIDFSQKPQKLDIKAKSVVVTTGYKLFPPSAKPNYGYTKYANVIDSMQMDRLIAPTRPFNNVLRPSDGKTPDNIAYILCTGSRDSAIENGGCGSDCNNNPICSQICCMYSIKQAQLLMGALPMADITIYYMDIRAFGKGYEEFYQQAKSMGTNFVKGKVAKIRETEDGKGDLIVRYEDVTKGVVKESKHDLVVLSVGVVPNKEVPSMFKGQILELDDFSFVKQTDELVSPALTSIEGVFVAGAASGPKDIPDSILSAGCAASEVSGYLNRKETVLDDSKGKFKVMSKSKINNSILQQ is encoded by the coding sequence ATGAATAAAAAACAAGATAATAATTTTGATGCTTTGGTTATTGGAGGCGGTATTGCAGGACAAGAAGCGGCATTGAGTTTAGCTGATATGAATCATAAGGTGCTTTTAGTGGAAAAAGGACTTTCCATTGGCGGTAAAATGATTCAATTAAGCAAAGTTTTTCCTACACTCGATTGCGCTGCTTGTATCACTACACCAAAAATGTCGGAAACAGCAAGACATCCGAATATAACATTGATGCTGAATAGCGAAATTGAGGGAATTACTAAAAACGAAGAAGGTGATTTTGATATCAATGTAACTAACAAACCTCGATATGTTATTCAAGAAAGCTGTACAGGATGTCAGGAGTGTGAGGTGGTGTGTCCTGAAGTAAGAAACGATGAATACAATACAAATCTTGCCGGAAGAAAAGTGGCTTATATTCCTTTCAGTTTGGCAAATCCGCGTATTGCTACCATTGATCGTCAAGACCATTCTGCGCCTTGTATAAATGCTTGTCCCGGCGGTGTAAAAGCATACGGGTATATTACTTTGGCTCGTAACGGACAATATGAAGAGGCAATGAAACTTCACTTGGAAGATATTCCGTTTCCGGGAAGTTTAGGACGCGCTTGTTACCATCCTTGCCAAAATGCTTGTACGCGCGGAATGGTAGAAGCTCCGGTAGATATTCGTAAAATTAAAAGATATTTTGCCGATTGGTATTATGAAAAATACCCTGAAGCTCCTGCGGTAGAAATCCCGGAAAAAACAGGAAAGAAAATTGCTGTGATTGGTTCAGGACCGGCGGGAATTACCGCTGCATATCATTTGGCATTAAAAGGACATACCGTAAAAATATTTGAAGCTGCCCCGGGTGCAGGAGGAATGTTGCGTTTGGCATTACCCGAATATCGTGCGCCAAAAGATGTGGTAGATCGTGATATTCAAAATATTACCGTTCTTGGAGTTGAAATTGAAGTAAACAAAAAAATCACCGACTTAAAAGCATTGAAAAAAGAAGGTTTTGACGCCGTTTTTGTTGGAGTTGGAACTCACAAAGCAATGACTTCAGGAACAGAAGGTTCTAATTTAAAAGGCGTGGTAGATTGTTTGACTTTCCTTCGCGAATCAAACATCGGCAAAAAAGAAGATTTAACCGGTAAAAAAGTGATGGTAATAGGTGGAGGTAATACAGCCATTGATGCCGCCAGAACTTCGCTTCGTCTTGGCGCTGAAAAAGTGATTGTTATTTACCGTCGTAGCCGTGAAGAAATGCCTTGTTTTGCTCCTGAAATTGAAGAAGCCGAAGAAGAAGGAGTTGAAATCATGATTCTTCGAAACCCCGTAAAATACATAGGTGAAAATGGCGTATTGAAAGCTGTGCAACTTACCAAAATGCAGCTTGGTGAAAAAGATTCGAGCGGAAGAAGAAGTGCAGAACCCATACCGGGTTCCGAATACATCGAACCGGTTGATATCGTCATCGAAGCACTTGGATTGAGAGCCTCCACAAAACCGTTTACCAATCAAGTAGATTTGAATAAAAACGGAACAATTCGTACCGATGCAAAAACTTTGCAAACGTCAGAAGATTATATTTTTGCAGGAGGAGATACTGTAACCGGTTCTACCACATTAATTGAAGCCGCCGGACAAGGTAAAAAAGCCGCTTTCTATATAGATAAATGGTTGCGAGGATTGAATATGTATGATTTTGAAGATGGGGATAAACTTCCTGCCATTGATAAACAAACTGTTTTAAACAAATTTAAAGGCGAAATTCGTCCGCAAATAAAAAATGCAACCATCCCATTGGCAGAACGTGCGTGCAGTTGGGAAGAAGTTGAAAAAACATTTACCGAAGAAGAACTAAAAGCAAGTACAAACCGCTGTTTGGATTGCAGTAATTGCCGTGAGTGTCATCAGTGTGTGAATATTTGTCCTGCAAATGCGATAGATTTCTCACAAAAACCGCAAAAATTGGATATCAAAGCAAAATCGGTAGTGGTAACCACAGGATACAAATTATTCCCGCCATCGGCAAAACCAAATTACGGTTATACAAAATATGCCAACGTAATTGATTCTATGCAGATGGATCGATTAATTGCTCCGACACGTCCGTTCAACAATGTTCTTCGTCCAAGCGATGGAAAAACACCCGATAATATTGCTTATATTCTTTGTACAGGATCGCGTGATTCAGCTATAGAAAACGGCGGTTGCGGAAGCGACTGCAACAATAATCCGATTTGTTCGCAAATTTGCTGTATGTACTCTATTAAACAAGCTCAATTATTGATGGGAGCGTTGCCAATGGCGGATATTACCATTTATTACATGGATATTCGTGCATTTGGTAAAGGATATGAAGAGTTTTACCAACAAGCAAAATCGATGGGAACAAACTTTGTGAAAGGAAAAGTAGCAAAAATCCGCGAAACGGAAGATGGAAAAGGCGATTTAATTGTTCGCTACGAAGATGTTACCAAAGGTGTAGTAAAAGAATCGAAACACGATTTGGTGGTACTTTCGGTAGGTGTTGTACCTAATAAAGAAGTGCCTAGTATGTTCAAAGGTCAAATTTTGGAATTGGACGATTTCAGTTTCGTAAAACAAACAGACGAACTCGTAAGTCCCGCTTTGACAAGCATAGAAGGAGTGTTTGTTGCAGGCGCAGCATCAGGACCGAAAGATATTCCGGATTCAATTTTGTCTGCAGGCTGTGCAGCATCGGAAGTTTCAGGATATCTGAACAGAAAAGAGACAGTTTTGGATGATTCGAAAGGAAAATTCAAAGTGATGTCAAAATCAAAAATTAATAATTCAATTTTACAACAATAA
- a CDS encoding conserved hypothetical protein (Evidence 4 : Unknown function but conserved in other organisms), producing the protein MTTEELKALKSNLVVDARGTACPGPLLAAKKAIGEIESGEIMEILSADEGTKNDIPRWCEKVGHEYLGFFDEDSFSRLFLIKE; encoded by the coding sequence ATGACAACAGAAGAATTAAAAGCTCTAAAATCAAATTTAGTAGTAGATGCACGCGGAACAGCATGTCCGGGTCCGCTTTTGGCTGCAAAAAAAGCCATTGGTGAAATTGAATCAGGTGAAATTATGGAAATTCTTTCAGCTGACGAAGGTACAAAAAACGATATTCCACGCTGGTGCGAAAAAGTTGGTCACGAATATCTTGGATTTTTTGATGAAGACAGCTTTAGCCGTTTATTTTTGATTAAAGAATAA
- a CDS encoding Methyl-Viologen-Reducing Hydrogenase Delta Subunit — MSNDKKSLKILVFSTDKISDPGIDQAGLRKIHYTPSVYVISMPCSSGVKPRWILHAFEKGFDGVFIAADGHECSYSASCAEHTNNIVLEAQKLMTEKNINPKRIRMAALCSVCAEPFASHMENFSKILAGLEE, encoded by the coding sequence ATGTCGAACGATAAAAAATCTCTTAAAATACTGGTTTTTTCTACCGATAAAATTTCCGATCCGGGAATTGATCAGGCAGGTTTAAGGAAAATACATTATACGCCTTCTGTATATGTAATTAGTATGCCTTGCTCTTCGGGTGTAAAACCGCGTTGGATTCTTCACGCTTTTGAGAAAGGATTTGACGGTGTTTTTATTGCAGCTGACGGACATGAATGTTCATACAGCGCAAGTTGTGCCGAACATACCAACAATATAGTTTTGGAAGCCCAAAAACTAATGACTGAAAAGAATATTAATCCAAAACGTATACGTATGGCAGCATTATGTTCCGTTTGTGCCGAACCTTTTGCAAGCCACATGGAAAATTTTAGTAAAATATTAGCCGGGTTGGAAGAATAA
- the hdlC gene encoding Heterodisulfide reductase subunit C-like protein, giving the protein MAKVNPEFATELTKYGVGDFNACFNCGNCTAICSLSTNDSSFPREMVRYTTLGLEEEITASLKPWECYYCGECSDECPRQANPKELMMSLRRWLTAKYDWTGLSGLFYKYLPAFLTAMVLVLAGVIVFANYVNWELEKMLHFGHVFEMSAIVTVFAVIFIPNLLRMWYFTVLKPKIKVPFKNYFVALGDLFVHMFTQKRANDCDDNHLRWLEHLILVLAYLSLLFTTVVLNWFHTESLFVIILGYVESVFIFIITVDFVKDRIQKKKALAQNSKPSDWFFVIWLLLMGLTAFFVRLFIDVNILESNKWMYLFHLMVLAQWALIIVPFGKWTHFLYRSFAMYFVKLKELSVEKKKK; this is encoded by the coding sequence ATGGCAAAAGTTAATCCTGAATTTGCAACAGAACTAACAAAATATGGAGTAGGCGATTTCAACGCTTGTTTTAATTGCGGAAATTGTACTGCTATTTGTTCTCTTTCCACCAACGACAGCTCGTTTCCGCGTGAAATGGTACGCTACACTACGTTGGGATTGGAAGAAGAAATCACAGCATCATTAAAACCCTGGGAATGCTACTATTGTGGTGAATGTTCAGACGAATGTCCGCGCCAGGCAAACCCAAAAGAATTGATGATGTCGCTTCGTAGATGGCTTACAGCAAAATACGATTGGACAGGACTTTCGGGTCTGTTTTACAAATACTTGCCGGCATTTCTTACCGCTATGGTGTTGGTATTGGCAGGTGTAATTGTATTTGCAAATTATGTCAACTGGGAATTGGAAAAAATGCTTCATTTCGGACATGTATTTGAAATGAGCGCTATTGTTACGGTGTTTGCGGTGATTTTTATCCCGAACTTATTACGGATGTGGTATTTTACTGTTCTGAAGCCAAAAATAAAAGTTCCGTTTAAGAATTACTTCGTAGCATTGGGCGATTTGTTTGTACACATGTTTACACAAAAACGTGCAAATGACTGCGACGATAATCATTTACGCTGGTTGGAACATTTGATTTTGGTATTGGCGTACCTTTCACTGCTGTTTACAACGGTAGTTTTGAACTGGTTCCACACCGAAAGTTTATTTGTTATCATTCTTGGATACGTGGAAAGTGTTTTTATATTTATCATTACTGTAGACTTTGTAAAAGACCGCATTCAAAAGAAAAAAGCATTAGCGCAAAACTCAAAACCATCCGATTGGTTTTTTGTGATTTGGCTTCTTTTGATGGGCTTAACGGCATTCTTTGTACGCCTTTTCATTGATGTGAATATTTTGGAAAGCAATAAATGGATGTATCTCTTCCACTTGATGGTACTTGCACAATGGGCGCTGATTATTGTTCCGTTTGGAAAATGGACACACTTTCTGTATCGTTCATTCGCCATGTATTTTGTAAAACTGAAAGAATTATCGGTAGAAAAGAAAAAGAAATAA